In Flavobacterium cerinum, one genomic interval encodes:
- a CDS encoding 1-acyl-sn-glycerol-3-phosphate acyltransferase, with protein MSKFDHIRQFYDSEVNEALKSIMHHPMMKALMSFTFPDVDEAVWMEQLGRTHSIRDFQVNFIYQSVQRVLEKSSDGLTTSGFEKLEPNTAYLFISNHRDIILDTSLLNVSLFDHGQIMTASAIGDNLVQKSFLLSLSKLNRNFLVQRGLSPRELLQSSKLMSEFMYHLLTKENRSVWIAQREGRTKDGNDATHPGVLKMLAMACEGKDVIGFFKRLKIVPVSISYEYDPTDALKMPQLMAEANDEVYIKEKNEDFITLISGIIGQKKRIHIHVGDILDKELDKIGAEFDNSNKQIQALAQVIDDSILSTYRLWPTNYIAYDLLHKTDRFSNQYTQKEKQLFERRLEMKLGAEVKTLREGFLAMYANPVINKMKYENV; from the coding sequence ATGTCAAAATTTGATCATATACGCCAGTTTTATGATTCTGAAGTAAATGAAGCCCTGAAAAGTATCATGCATCACCCTATGATGAAAGCTTTGATGAGCTTTACGTTTCCCGATGTAGATGAAGCGGTATGGATGGAGCAATTGGGAAGAACACATTCTATCAGAGACTTTCAGGTAAATTTTATTTACCAGTCAGTACAACGGGTGTTGGAAAAAAGTTCAGATGGTCTCACCACTTCCGGATTTGAGAAGTTGGAACCGAATACAGCTTATCTTTTTATTTCAAATCACAGGGATATCATTCTGGATACTTCTTTATTGAATGTTAGCCTTTTTGATCACGGACAGATTATGACAGCTTCTGCTATCGGGGATAACCTGGTGCAAAAATCCTTCTTATTGTCACTTTCCAAGTTAAACCGAAACTTTTTGGTACAACGCGGATTGTCGCCTCGGGAACTATTGCAAAGCTCCAAGTTAATGTCGGAGTTTATGTATCATTTGCTAACAAAAGAAAACCGTTCCGTATGGATTGCCCAACGGGAAGGACGTACAAAAGACGGTAATGATGCCACGCATCCCGGCGTTTTGAAAATGTTGGCTATGGCCTGCGAAGGAAAGGATGTAATAGGATTCTTTAAAAGACTGAAAATAGTTCCGGTATCGATATCGTACGAATACGATCCTACCGATGCCCTTAAAATGCCGCAATTAATGGCTGAAGCCAATGATGAGGTATATATCAAAGAGAAAAATGAAGATTTTATCACGTTGATAAGCGGAATTATAGGGCAAAAAAAACGTATTCATATCCATGTTGGTGATATATTGGACAAAGAGCTGGATAAGATCGGAGCCGAATTTGATAACTCCAATAAGCAGATTCAAGCATTGGCGCAAGTAATTGACGATTCGATTCTTTCGACATACAGATTGTGGCCAACAAACTATATTGCTTATGATTTATTACATAAAACCGATCGTTTTTCCAATCAATATACGCAGAAAGAAAAACAACTTTTTGAAAGAAGACTGGAAATGAAACTCGGAGCTGAAGTAAAAACACTTCGGGAAGGATTTTTGGCAATGTATGCCAATCCGGTTATCAATAAAATGAAATACGAAAATGTCTAA
- a CDS encoding retropepsin-like aspartic protease yields MENLHEVLKHNGYTKIPFKVSKTQHLLIKAKINGASGNFILDTGASNSCIGFESIERFFLAAEDSPTKAAGAGATGMHTQMANGNLLQLSRWKTDDFSLVIFDMSHVNLALKQYKAKPVHGIIGADVLLKGKGIIDYYNHYLYLKK; encoded by the coding sequence ATGGAAAATTTACATGAAGTTTTAAAACACAACGGTTATACCAAGATCCCTTTCAAAGTATCGAAAACACAGCATTTATTGATTAAAGCCAAAATCAACGGTGCTTCCGGCAACTTTATCCTGGATACCGGTGCATCCAACAGTTGTATCGGTTTTGAAAGTATCGAACGTTTTTTTCTTGCTGCTGAAGATTCTCCCACCAAAGCAGCCGGTGCCGGCGCTACCGGTATGCACACCCAAATGGCTAACGGAAATCTGCTACAACTTTCCCGTTGGAAAACAGATGATTTTTCATTGGTTATTTTCGACATGAGTCACGTCAATCTGGCTTTAAAACAATACAAAGCGAAACCGGTTCACGGTATTATAGGCGCTGATGTACTATTAAAAGGCAAAGGAATTATCGATTATTACAATCATTATCTTTATTTAAAAAAATAG
- the odhB gene encoding 2-oxoglutarate dehydrogenase complex dihydrolipoyllysine-residue succinyltransferase, with protein sequence MILEMKVPSPGESITEVEIATWLVKDGDYVEKDQAIAEVDSDKATLELPAEASGIITLKAEEGDAVAVGQVVCLIDTGAAKPEGGAAAPAKEEKAVEAPKAEAPKAAPAPAATTYATGTPSPAARKILDEKNIQSTEIVGTGKGGRITKEDAVNAVPSMGTPTGGNRGSERTKLSMLRRKVAERLVSAKNETAMLTTFNEVDMSAIYALREEYKEAFKAKHGLGLGFMSFFTKAVTRALQLYPDVNSMIDGQEKVSYDFCDISVAVSGPKGLMVPVVRNAELLSFRGVEAEIKRLAIRARDGQITVDEMTGGTFTISNGGVFGSMLSTPIINPPQSGILGMHNVVERAVVKNGQIVIAPVMFVALSYDHRIIDGRESVGFLVAVKEALENPMEILMDNNPKKALEL encoded by the coding sequence ATGATTTTAGAAATGAAAGTCCCTTCACCGGGGGAATCAATCACAGAAGTTGAAATTGCAACGTGGTTGGTAAAAGACGGAGATTATGTAGAAAAAGATCAAGCTATTGCAGAGGTTGACTCCGATAAGGCAACCCTTGAATTACCGGCGGAAGCAAGTGGTATCATTACCCTTAAAGCTGAAGAAGGTGATGCGGTAGCAGTAGGTCAGGTAGTTTGTTTAATCGATACAGGTGCAGCAAAACCGGAAGGTGGCGCAGCAGCACCGGCTAAAGAAGAAAAAGCGGTTGAGGCTCCTAAAGCTGAAGCTCCTAAAGCAGCGCCGGCACCGGCAGCTACTACTTATGCAACAGGTACACCATCACCTGCTGCCCGAAAAATTCTTGATGAGAAAAACATTCAGTCTACAGAAATCGTTGGTACTGGAAAAGGTGGAAGAATTACAAAAGAAGATGCTGTAAATGCAGTTCCTTCAATGGGTACGCCTACAGGAGGAAACAGAGGTTCTGAAAGAACTAAATTATCTATGTTACGTCGTAAAGTTGCAGAAAGATTAGTGTCTGCGAAAAACGAAACAGCAATGTTGACTACGTTCAACGAAGTGGATATGAGTGCAATTTACGCGTTACGTGAAGAATATAAAGAGGCATTTAAAGCAAAACACGGATTAGGTTTAGGTTTTATGTCATTCTTTACTAAAGCGGTTACAAGAGCATTGCAATTATATCCGGATGTAAACTCAATGATCGACGGACAAGAAAAAGTTTCGTATGATTTCTGTGATATCTCCGTAGCTGTTTCCGGTCCTAAAGGATTAATGGTACCGGTAGTGCGTAATGCAGAATTATTGTCTTTCAGAGGTGTTGAGGCAGAAATTAAGCGTTTAGCGATACGTGCTCGTGACGGACAAATCACGGTTGACGAGATGACAGGCGGTACATTTACAATCTCTAACGGAGGTGTATTCGGAAGTATGTTGTCGACACCAATCATCAATCCGCCGCAATCCGGTATTTTAGGAATGCATAATGTGGTAGAGCGTGCTGTAGTGAAAAACGGTCAGATCGTTATCGCTCCGGTAATGTTTGTAGCTTTATCATACGATCATAGAATTATTGACGGCCGTGAATCAGTAGGATTCCTTGTGGCTGTAAAAGAAGCGTTGGAAAACCCAATGGAAATCTTAATGGATAACAATCCTAAAAAAGCATTAGAGCTATAA
- a CDS encoding asparaginase, which translates to MSNRPNILLIYTGGTIGMVKDAETGALKAFDFDELLLRIPELKLLDCDIATFSFKEPIDSSNMNPKKWVAMANAIESNYDQFDGFVVLHGSDTMSYSASALSFMLENLDKPVVFTGSQLPIGDLRTDAKENLITAIQIATLKNKNKPLVTEVCLYFEYKLYRGNRTTKISAEHFNAFTSPNYPAIAESGVHLKVNEDLLFHKTGNKKLKVNTAFDDHVVIVKMFPGINESVLQAVLHIPNLKGVVLETYGSGNAPTEEWFISTLEKAIAKGLHVVNVTQCSGGSVNMDKYETGLELKKIGVISGRDITTEAAIAKLMYLLGQQVSPSVFKTIFETAIRGEMT; encoded by the coding sequence ATGTCTAATCGACCGAACATTCTGTTGATTTATACAGGAGGAACCATCGGTATGGTAAAAGATGCCGAAACAGGTGCCTTAAAAGCGTTTGACTTCGATGAATTGCTATTGCGTATCCCGGAACTGAAACTACTGGATTGCGATATTGCGACGTTCTCGTTTAAAGAACCGATTGATTCGTCCAATATGAACCCGAAAAAATGGGTAGCAATGGCGAATGCAATTGAAAGCAATTATGATCAATTTGACGGATTTGTGGTGTTACACGGCTCCGATACGATGTCGTATTCGGCTTCTGCATTAAGTTTTATGTTAGAAAATCTGGATAAACCCGTTGTTTTTACCGGATCGCAATTACCGATAGGGGATTTAAGAACCGATGCAAAAGAAAATCTGATCACAGCGATACAAATTGCGACACTAAAAAATAAAAATAAACCGCTGGTTACGGAAGTATGTTTGTATTTCGAATATAAATTATACCGCGGTAACCGTACTACTAAGATAAGTGCAGAACATTTTAATGCCTTTACATCGCCTAATTATCCGGCTATAGCGGAATCCGGTGTACATTTAAAGGTAAATGAAGATCTGTTGTTCCATAAAACCGGAAATAAAAAACTAAAAGTCAACACTGCATTCGACGATCATGTGGTAATCGTTAAAATGTTTCCGGGAATTAATGAAAGCGTATTACAAGCCGTATTGCATATTCCGAATTTAAAAGGAGTAGTGCTGGAAACCTATGGTTCCGGAAATGCACCTACGGAAGAATGGTTTATCAGTACGTTAGAAAAAGCCATTGCAAAAGGACTTCATGTGGTCAATGTGACGCAATGTTCCGGTGGAAGTGTCAATATGGACAAATATGAAACCGGACTGGAACTGAAAAAAATAGGCGTGATTTCCGGACGGGATATCACTACAGAAGCAGCAATTGCTAAGTTGATGTACCTGTTAGGGCAACAAGTTTCGCCTTCGGTTTTTAAAACTATATTCGAAACAGCAATACGCGGGGAAATGACATAA
- a CDS encoding T9SS type A sorting domain-containing protein, giving the protein MKKNYVFTLLTCLITLFAFGTCPTPTGLSVTGVTSNSAQIGWIGNIQTEWEVYITPVGTPAPTVNTTGTIVTYNPYIATNLISCTSYNVYVRSVCSPTEFSNWSAAITFNTKLGLNSDIPAIEVCDSNNDGITSFDLTSNNYAILYGLNPNEYTVSFHETPEGAYNNTEPITTPTSYLNINPYTMTIYVRVANLTSGCFGVVTFNIIVHSSPSIHLPYNSYICYDNTTSTATPYIINTYLSPNQYTFEWYKDSVIIAGATGSSFTTTTAGVYSVVVHNIITGCTINATTAITYSNAPTASADIDNQTVTITTTGPGNFKYLIDNEPAQLSNIFENVALGTHTIQVIPTNSSCPPFYLTITVTTPSSPLGQTTQTFTQGQTLANLVITGQNIQWYATPGTAGLTSTTETPLPMSTVLAHNTTYYASQTINGIESPDRLAVTAMMVLNNDDFTFKKLVYYPNPISNNLTISNQEAISAITISNLLGQTVVDKKINSNQYDVDFSGLSKGIYLVKVTANNQSKTFKVIKE; this is encoded by the coding sequence ATGAAAAAAAATTACGTATTCACATTACTTACCTGTCTGATCACCTTGTTTGCATTCGGAACCTGTCCGACTCCAACCGGGCTTTCCGTAACAGGCGTCACTTCTAATTCCGCTCAAATTGGCTGGATCGGTAACATCCAGACCGAATGGGAAGTTTATATTACTCCGGTAGGAACACCAGCTCCGACAGTAAATACTACGGGCACAATTGTAACCTATAATCCTTATATAGCGACAAACCTTATTTCTTGTACTTCCTACAATGTATATGTCCGCTCAGTTTGCTCTCCGACCGAATTCAGTAACTGGTCGGCTGCTATTACTTTTAATACGAAATTAGGTCTTAATTCTGACATTCCGGCTATTGAAGTTTGTGACAGTAATAACGACGGAATAACCAGTTTCGATTTAACATCGAATAACTATGCGATCTTATATGGTTTAAACCCAAATGAATACACTGTAAGCTTTCATGAAACTCCGGAAGGTGCTTATAACAATACCGAACCCATCACTACACCTACGAGCTATCTCAATATTAATCCGTATACAATGACGATTTATGTCCGAGTAGCGAACTTAACATCCGGCTGCTTCGGTGTTGTTACTTTCAATATCATTGTCCATTCAAGTCCATCAATTCATCTTCCATACAATAGTTATATTTGTTATGACAATACAACCAGTACGGCCACACCTTATATTATTAACACGTATTTATCTCCTAATCAATATACTTTTGAATGGTATAAAGACAGTGTGATTATCGCCGGTGCAACAGGAAGTTCATTCACCACTACTACAGCCGGTGTTTATTCGGTTGTTGTCCACAACATCATCACCGGATGTACTATTAATGCCACAACTGCGATTACCTATTCAAATGCTCCAACTGCTTCGGCCGATATCGACAACCAAACCGTTACAATCACTACGACCGGACCCGGAAATTTCAAGTATTTAATCGACAATGAACCGGCACAATTGAGTAATATCTTTGAAAATGTAGCTTTAGGAACACATACTATTCAGGTAATTCCGACTAATTCGAGTTGTCCTCCGTTTTATCTGACCATAACGGTGACAACACCTTCCTCACCGCTTGGGCAAACAACTCAGACATTTACACAAGGACAAACTTTAGCCAATCTGGTGATAACCGGGCAAAACATTCAATGGTATGCCACTCCCGGAACAGCAGGATTAACTTCTACTACCGAAACGCCATTACCAATGAGCACTGTTTTGGCACATAATACAACCTATTATGCATCGCAAACAATTAACGGGATTGAAAGTCCGGATCGATTAGCTGTTACCGCAATGATGGTGCTTAACAATGACGATTTCACTTTTAAAAAATTAGTTTATTATCCGAATCCGATTTCGAATAATCTAACGATTTCCAATCAGGAAGCAATTTCAGCAATTACCATTTCTAACTTATTAGGTCAAACCGTAGTAGACAAAAAAATAAACAGTAATCAATATGATGTTGATTTCTCCGGTTTATCCAAAGGCATTTACCTTGTTAAAGTCACCGCCAATAATCAAAGTAAAACATTTAAAGTCATAAAAGAATAA
- a CDS encoding 2-oxoglutarate dehydrogenase E1 component, translated as MDRFSFLNAAHTAFFADLYDQYLQNPDSVEPSWRSFFQGFDFASEYSESPVEQLSAMANGQTDCSAVSDKLQKEFNVLKLIEGYRTRGHLFTKTNPVRDRRIFTPSLAIENFGLTTADLNTVFDAARVVNLNPCTLQDILNHLNKVYCESIGVEYMYIRDPKIIEWIQKRLDINDNHPSFNADQKKRILKKLNEAVSFENFLHTKYVGQKRFSLEGCESAIPALDALIETAAEKGVEQFVMGMAHRGRLNVLANVFGKATQDIFSEFDGKDYDDDALFDGDVKYHLGLTANRTTQTGKNININLAPNPSHLETVGAVIEGIARAKQDRYFPNDTAKVLPIAVHGDAAVAGQGIVYEIVQMAKLDGYKTNGTIHLVINNQVGFTTNYLDARSSTYCTDIAKVTLSPVLHVNADDAEAVVHAMLFALDYRMEFGSDVFIDLLGYRKYGHNEGDEPRFTQPQLYKIISKHKNARDIYAEKLKAENVIDNNYVGTLEAEYKAGLEENLEASRKKDLTIITPFMQDEWKGFEQVSDDVMLQKFETKVDKSVLTDIAKVVTELPSDKKFISKIQKLINDRKTMFFETDKLDWAMGEMLAYGSLLTEGYDVRISGQDVERGTFSHRHAVVKVEDSEEEVVLLNQLKDQKGKFYIYNSLLSEYGVVGFDYGYALASPNTLTIWEAQFGDFSNGAQIMIDQYISAAEDKWNNQNGLVMLLPHGYENQGAEHSSARMERYLQLCAKHNMYVADCTTPANFFHLLRRQMVTKFRKPLIVFTPKSLLRHPLAVSSVEEFTTGNFQEVIDDVTVNPNEVKSVVFCTGKFYYDLLAEREEKGRNDVALVRIEQLFPLPVEQIKAVLAKYPNADDFVWAQEEPKNMGAYGYMLMNFNEVKLRLASPKAYSAPAAGSYTRSKKRHANAIAMVFDKNLFN; from the coding sequence ATGGATAGGTTTTCCTTTTTAAACGCGGCACACACTGCATTTTTTGCAGATTTATACGATCAATATTTACAGAATCCAGATAGCGTTGAACCAAGTTGGAGGAGCTTCTTCCAGGGGTTTGATTTTGCTAGTGAATATAGCGAAAGCCCGGTAGAGCAATTATCGGCTATGGCAAACGGACAAACGGATTGTTCTGCAGTTTCCGATAAATTACAAAAAGAATTTAACGTTTTAAAACTGATTGAAGGATATCGTACAAGAGGGCATTTGTTTACCAAAACAAATCCGGTTCGTGACAGAAGAATCTTTACACCGTCATTAGCAATTGAAAACTTCGGATTAACAACAGCAGATCTGAATACGGTTTTTGACGCGGCAAGAGTGGTAAACTTAAACCCATGTACACTTCAGGATATCTTAAATCACCTGAATAAAGTGTATTGTGAATCAATCGGAGTGGAGTACATGTATATCCGTGACCCGAAAATCATCGAGTGGATTCAGAAAAGACTGGATATCAATGATAATCACCCAAGTTTTAATGCCGATCAGAAAAAACGTATCCTTAAAAAATTAAATGAAGCGGTTTCTTTTGAAAATTTCCTTCATACAAAATATGTTGGACAAAAACGTTTCTCTCTGGAAGGATGTGAATCAGCAATCCCGGCTTTAGATGCCTTAATTGAAACAGCAGCTGAAAAAGGTGTTGAGCAGTTTGTAATGGGAATGGCACACCGCGGACGTTTAAATGTTTTAGCAAATGTTTTCGGAAAAGCAACTCAGGATATTTTCTCTGAATTTGACGGAAAAGATTATGATGATGATGCCTTGTTTGACGGTGACGTAAAATACCACTTAGGATTAACAGCCAACAGAACGACACAGACCGGAAAAAATATTAATATCAACCTGGCACCAAACCCGTCTCACCTGGAAACAGTAGGTGCGGTAATCGAAGGAATCGCCAGAGCAAAACAAGACCGATATTTCCCGAATGATACGGCGAAAGTATTGCCGATCGCTGTTCACGGTGACGCAGCTGTGGCCGGACAGGGAATTGTATACGAAATTGTTCAGATGGCAAAACTGGACGGTTATAAAACCAACGGAACGATTCACTTAGTGATCAATAACCAGGTTGGATTTACAACGAACTATTTAGATGCGCGTTCGTCTACCTATTGTACGGATATTGCAAAAGTAACCTTGTCGCCGGTATTACATGTTAATGCGGATGATGCGGAAGCTGTAGTACACGCAATGTTATTTGCATTGGATTACCGAATGGAATTCGGATCGGATGTATTTATCGACCTTTTAGGATACAGAAAATACGGTCATAACGAAGGTGATGAACCTCGTTTTACGCAGCCGCAATTATATAAGATCATCTCAAAACATAAAAATGCAAGAGATATCTATGCAGAGAAATTAAAAGCAGAAAATGTAATCGACAATAACTATGTGGGTACATTGGAAGCCGAATATAAAGCGGGATTAGAAGAGAATTTAGAAGCTTCCCGTAAAAAAGATTTAACAATCATCACCCCGTTCATGCAAGACGAATGGAAAGGATTCGAACAAGTGAGTGATGATGTGATGTTGCAGAAATTTGAAACCAAAGTAGACAAATCAGTGTTGACTGATATTGCTAAAGTGGTGACAGAATTGCCATCCGACAAAAAATTTATCAGTAAGATTCAAAAACTGATAAACGACAGAAAAACGATGTTCTTCGAAACCGATAAGTTAGACTGGGCAATGGGTGAAATGTTAGCCTACGGTTCCTTGTTAACAGAAGGATACGATGTGCGTATTTCAGGTCAGGACGTAGAAAGAGGAACGTTCTCGCACCGTCATGCCGTTGTAAAAGTAGAAGATTCGGAAGAAGAAGTGGTATTATTAAACCAGCTGAAAGATCAGAAAGGTAAATTCTATATCTATAACTCATTATTGTCAGAATACGGAGTAGTTGGTTTTGATTACGGATACGCTTTGGCTAGCCCGAATACATTGACAATCTGGGAAGCACAGTTCGGAGATTTCTCGAACGGAGCACAAATCATGATTGATCAGTATATTTCTGCTGCGGAAGATAAATGGAATAACCAAAACGGTTTGGTAATGTTATTGCCGCACGGATATGAAAACCAGGGAGCAGAACACTCTTCGGCTCGTATGGAGCGTTATTTACAATTGTGTGCGAAACATAATATGTATGTAGCGGATTGTACTACACCTGCTAACTTCTTCCACTTGTTACGCCGACAAATGGTGACGAAATTCCGTAAACCGTTAATCGTATTTACACCGAAGAGTTTATTGCGTCATCCGTTAGCGGTTTCTTCAGTTGAGGAATTTACAACCGGAAACTTCCAGGAAGTAATCGATGATGTAACGGTAAATCCTAATGAAGTAAAATCAGTAGTATTCTGTACCGGTAAATTCTATTATGATTTATTAGCGGAAAGAGAAGAAAAAGGAAGAAACGATGTAGCCTTAGTACGAATCGAACAATTGTTCCCGTTACCGGTAGAGCAAATAAAAGCGGTATTGGCAAAATACCCGAATGCAGATGATTTTGTTTGGGCTCAGGAAGAACCGAAAAACATGGGAGCTTACGGATATATGCTAATGAATTTCAATGAAGTGAAATTGCGTCTGGCTTCACCGAAAGCGTATAGCGCACCGGCTGCCGGAAGTTATACCCGTTCTAAAAAACGTCATGCTAATGCAATTGCAATGGTTTTTGACAAAAATTTATTCAATTAA
- a CDS encoding TCR/Tet family MFS transporter — MKQKQKSAAIGFIFITMLIDITGWGIIIPVIPKLIEELIHGDVSVASKYGGWLTFAYAFTQFIFAPVIGNLSDKYGRRPIILVSLLGFALDYLLLSFAPTITWLFIGRILAGITGASITTASAYIADISTSEDRAKNFGMIGAAFGLGFIIGPVIGGVLGQYGARVPFYAAAVLCAINFLYGMFVLPESLAKENRRAFDWKRANPVGSLLNLKKYPALIGLVVSMTILYIAAHAVHSNWSFFTMYRFNWDEKMVGISLGAIGLLVGLVQGGLIRWINPKLGNEKSIYVGMLLYTIGMFLFAFAYEGWMMLLFLIPYCLGGIAGPALQSVITSHVPPTEQGELQGTLTSLMSVTSIIGPPLMTNTFYFFTHDQAPFQFAGAPFLLGGVLMLVSTIISYMVFKKGNL; from the coding sequence ATGAAACAGAAACAAAAATCGGCAGCGATTGGTTTTATATTTATAACCATGCTTATCGATATTACCGGTTGGGGAATTATTATTCCGGTTATCCCTAAACTGATCGAAGAGTTAATACACGGAGATGTCAGTGTGGCATCCAAATACGGCGGATGGTTGACATTTGCCTATGCCTTTACCCAATTTATTTTCGCTCCGGTAATCGGAAACCTAAGCGATAAATACGGGAGGAGACCCATTATATTAGTATCCTTATTAGGATTTGCATTAGATTATTTGCTGTTGTCGTTTGCGCCAACCATCACCTGGTTGTTTATAGGGCGTATTTTAGCCGGTATTACCGGTGCCAGTATAACAACGGCTTCCGCTTATATTGCTGATATCAGCACGAGTGAAGACCGGGCTAAAAACTTCGGAATGATCGGTGCTGCTTTCGGTTTAGGTTTTATAATCGGACCGGTAATAGGAGGCGTTTTAGGACAATACGGAGCGCGTGTTCCGTTTTATGCAGCAGCAGTTTTATGTGCGATAAACTTTTTGTATGGGATGTTTGTCCTTCCGGAATCATTGGCAAAAGAAAACCGTCGGGCTTTCGACTGGAAAAGAGCTAACCCGGTAGGGTCTTTATTGAATCTGAAAAAATATCCGGCACTAATCGGATTGGTAGTATCGATGACAATTCTTTATATTGCGGCGCATGCCGTACATAGTAACTGGAGTTTCTTTACGATGTATCGTTTCAATTGGGATGAAAAAATGGTTGGAATTTCATTAGGAGCCATTGGATTATTGGTTGGTTTGGTACAGGGAGGTTTAATTCGGTGGATCAATCCGAAATTAGGAAATGAAAAAAGTATCTATGTAGGAATGTTATTATATACGATCGGGATGTTCCTGTTTGCTTTTGCTTATGAAGGTTGGATGATGTTGCTGTTTCTTATTCCGTACTGTTTAGGAGGAATTGCAGGACCGGCTTTACAATCGGTTATAACCAGTCATGTGCCGCCAACAGAACAAGGGGAATTGCAGGGAACCTTAACCAGTTTGATGAGCGTAACATCGATCATCGGTCCGCCGTTAATGACAAATACGTTTTATTTCTTTACACATGATCAGGCGCCGTTCCAGTTTGCCGGAGCCCCTTTTTTACTAGGTGGAGTATTGATGTTAGTTAGTACAATAATATCCTATATGGTTTTCAAGAAAGGTAATTTGTAA
- a CDS encoding TatD family hydrolase produces the protein MILTDTHTHLYSEEFDQDRDEMIRRAIAEGVTRFFVPSIDSSYTQKMYALEKAYPDNIYLMIGLHPCYVKENYEQELAHVEAALEQREFKAIGEIGIDLYWDKTTLDIQKIAFRRQIQLAKKYKLPINIHCREAFDEIFEVLELEKSEDLFGIFHCFSGTYEQALQAISYNMKLGIGGVVTFKNGKIDQFLEQIDLKHIVLETDSPYLAPVPYRGKRNESGYTKLVAEKLAGLYQLPIEEIARITTENSKAIFGI, from the coding sequence ATGATTTTAACAGATACCCATACGCATTTATACTCAGAAGAGTTTGATCAGGATCGGGATGAGATGATAAGAAGAGCGATTGCAGAAGGAGTGACCCGTTTTTTTGTACCTTCGATAGATTCTTCCTATACTCAGAAAATGTATGCGTTGGAAAAAGCCTATCCGGACAATATTTATCTGATGATCGGATTGCATCCTTGTTATGTAAAAGAAAACTACGAACAGGAACTAGCACATGTAGAAGCTGCTTTGGAACAACGGGAATTTAAAGCCATAGGCGAAATCGGTATCGATTTATATTGGGACAAAACCACATTGGATATCCAGAAAATTGCTTTTCGTCGTCAGATACAGCTGGCAAAAAAATATAAATTACCGATTAATATTCATTGCCGGGAAGCTTTCGATGAAATTTTTGAAGTTTTGGAACTGGAAAAATCAGAAGATTTATTTGGAATTTTCCATTGTTTTAGCGGGACTTATGAGCAAGCTTTGCAAGCGATATCGTATAATATGAAACTGGGAATCGGTGGAGTGGTTACGTTTAAAAACGGAAAAATCGATCAATTTTTAGAACAAATTGATCTGAAACATATTGTATTGGAAACCGATTCGCCTTATTTGGCACCGGTTCCGTATCGGGGAAAACGAAATGAGAGCGGTTATACAAAACTGGTTGCTGAAAAACTGGCCGGATTGTACCAACTTCCAATAGAAGAAATCGCCCGGATTACCACGGAAAACTCGAAAGCAATTTTTGGGATTTAA